The sequence below is a genomic window from Flagellimonas marinaquae.
CTTTACCTTCTTTAATGTAGAATTTTACATTGGCATCCTTGTCTTTGATTCGCATCAACTCCTCCATTTTTGAAGACCTTAGGTAGCTATCGACAGAAGATTTCATATCGTCGCCAATTTTCTTGTTCTCGGTGGTAAACACCTTTAAACTTTTAAGACTGCTGGCAATTTCCATAAAATCGCGTGCCTCTGGATCATCCACTTCAACATCTATTTTTGCCAATAAATTGAACATACTCTTGTTCACGATCACTGTGGTCACATCGTCCAGATCTTCAAACTTGTCAAAAACGGACTGAGAGAATCCTGCCAAAGGCAACAATGCCATTACTGTTATTAAAATATACTTTTTCATTT
It includes:
- a CDS encoding DUF4252 domain-containing protein: MKKYILITVMALLPLAGFSQSVFDKFEDLDDVTTVIVNKSMFNLLAKIDVEVDDPEARDFMEIASSLKSLKVFTTENKKIGDDMKSSVDSYLRSSKMEELMRIKDKDANVKFYIKEGKDADHVSELLMFITGMKNVEANGQKFETVILSLTGDIDLNNISSLTKKMNLPEELNEAGKKN